From Cataglyphis hispanica isolate Lineage 1 chromosome 3, ULB_Chis1_1.0, whole genome shotgun sequence, a single genomic window includes:
- the LOC126848254 gene encoding zinc finger protein 235-like, which yields MRRIGDNSQKDYEPKTEGLLINVGKVRPTISKYQSLIHSDDLNKRLESRNDHSADSHLDSSEKKQKFRKNHTIDSRNNMGRCEQTSEHKYAELTRSKMTENECISYKCKECGKILSTSYNLLIHCNIHTGARPYNCSICDKSFRSASNMNRHIRDVHNGVKNFVCDVCGRRLASRASRDEHRRTHTGERPHTCEICGKSFKQKASLHVHRLYHSQILSHHCDLCDRSFRRKQELDKHVSWHFDQKPYACDICDERFRSKSCVVRHQRTHIDQQSHICPICNAGFTQERYLKKHCENFHKAVHI from the coding sequence ATGAGACGCATTGGAGACAATTCGCAAAAGGACTACGAACCCAAAACGGAAGGATTATTGATTAATGTCGGCAAAGTTCGTCCaacaatttctaaatatcAATCATTGATTCATTCGGATGATCTCAATAAAAGATTGGAATCGCGAAACGATCATTCAGCAGATTCCCATCTGGATAGCTCTgaaaaaaagcagaaatttCGAAAGAACCACACGATAGATTCTCGAAACAATATGGGACGATGCGAACAGACATCGGAACATAAATATGCAGAATTAACTCGCTCGAAAATGACTGAGAACGAATGCATCTCTTACAAGTGTAAAGAATGTGGGAAAATTCTCTCGACCTCGTATAATCTGCTGATCCATTGCAATATTCACACAGGAGCACGACCTTACAACTGTTCTATTTGCGACAAGAGCTTCCGATCAGCATCCAACATGAACAGACATATACGTGATGTTCACAACGGTGTCAAGAATTTTGTTTGCGACGTGTGCGGCCGTCGTCTCGCCTCAAGGGCGTCGAGGGACGAGCACAGACGCACCCATACTGGCGAAAGACCTCACACGTGCGAGATTTGTGGAAAATCTTTCAAACAGAAGGCATCTCTACACGTGCATCGTCTCTATCATTCCCAAATTTTATCGCATCATTGCGATTTATGCGATCGCAGTTTCCGGAGGAAGCAAGAATTGGACAAGCATGTATCCTGGCATTTTGATCAAAAGCCCTATGCTTGCGATATTTGTGACGAGCGTTTCCGCAGCAAGAGTTGCGTTGTTCGTCATCAACGTACTCATATCGATCAACAGTCGCATATTTGCCCGATTTGTAATGCCGGATTCACTCAGGAACGCTATCTGAAAAAGCACTGCGAAAACTTTCACAAAGctgtacacatataa
- the LOC126859420 gene encoding gastrula zinc finger protein XlCGF7.1-like: MHSSNKSTSDKQKNKNTKDKGPARLTRANGAKETKDISIEHNAEINANACLEKNTKQCKTERISSINDAAMICKFCNKKFSSRKSHWAHVRTHTGEKSYTCHICGKQFIQGGSLYYHLKHVHDGVKNHTCDMCGRSFAMKTAMEDHRRIHTGERPYVCHTCGKTFKTKASLYIHSKIHTDEFPHKCIYCAKRFRWKQQMLGHLTVHTGEKNHTCEICGKGFGVKNDLTRHKRIHSEEKPYTCQQCGISFGQKRYLKSHERLRLGMCGYSQE; this comes from the coding sequence atgcATTCGTCAAATAAATCAACAAGTGACaagcagaaaaataaaaatacaaaagataaaGGTCCTGCTAGATTGACGCGCGCAAATGGTGCAAAGGAAACGAAAGACATTTCGATAGAACATAACGCCGAGATAAACGCTAATGCTtgtctagaaaaaaataccaAACAATGTAAAACCGAAAGAATTTCATCCATCAATGATGCAGCAATGATTTGCaagttttgtaataaaaagttttcttcaCGGAAAAGCCATTGGGCTCATGTACGCACGCATACGGGAGAGAAATCGTATACGTGCCATATTTGTGGTAAGCAATTTATCCAGGGCGGTAGTCTATATTATCATCTGAAGCACGTGCATGATGGCGTGAAGAACCACACTTGCGACATGTGCGGTCGGAGTTTTGCTATGAAGACAGCCATGGAGGATCATCGGCGCATCCATACCGGTGAACGCCCATACGTATGTCACACCTGTGGCAAGACATTTAAGACTAAAGCATCCctttatatacatagtaaGATTCATACAGATGAATTCCCACATAAGTGCATCTATTGCGCCAAGAGATTTCGCTGGAAACAGCAGATGCTGGGTCACTTGACGGTGCACACGggtgaaaaaaatcatacgtGCGAAATATGCGGCAAGGGTTTCGGCGTGAAGAACGACTTGACTAGGCATAAGCGTATCCACTCCGAGGAAAAGCCATATACGTGTCAGCAATGCGGCATCAGCTTTGGTCAGAAACGTTATCTCAAAAGTCACGAACGTTTAAGATTAGGAATGTGCGGGTATTCGCAAGAATAA